Sequence from the Christiangramia fulva genome:
TTTCTTTTCGTATTTGTGTTATTCGTTTCCGTTTCTGTAAGCGCCCAGGAGTACTGGAACCGTAAGGATTTTGAAATTAGTGACCGGAATATAGATGCTTCCTGGAAAGCCCTGGCCTTTAACTGGCAAAAATCAAATTCACACTTTGACCTGCCTGATGGTACTTTTTTAAATATTTCCGGTGCGACCCAGAGCAAGCAAATAGACATGATTGCGGCCATCGATCGTATTAATGCCGAAAAAGAGCCACAAAGAGAGATCAATCTTGGCTCACCACTTGGTGAACCAAAGGAGAAGAAAAAGAGATTTTTTGAGTTGACAGGTAATGCTGATCCTGGAAAAATGGACACTTATATAAATCCGTTCGTGGCCCCTATCTTAGATCCTTATAACCGTGCTTATTACCAGCTGAGATCGAACTCCCTTTACCGATATAACTACTGATCTTTAAGATAAAGACCATCTTCTTTTATGTCTATTAATCGTTGCTTGTAAAGATTACCGGCAGCTCTTTTAAAACTTTTCTTACTCATTTGCAGCTGATCTTTGATCTTTTCGGGTGCCGATTTATCGGTTAAAGGAAGAAAACCTCCAGATTTTTGAAGTTTTTCCATAATTCTGTCAGCATTGGGTTCAATACTGCGGTAACCGGGTCTTTGTAGTGTTACATCAATTTTATGATCTTCCCTTATTTTTTTGATATAACCTTTCAGCGCATCTCCCGGTTGAAGTCGTTTAAAAACTTCATCTTTATAAACCAGCCCTAAATGCAATTGATTGATGATCACATTATAGCCAAGATCGGTCTGGTTGCTTACCAGTAGATCTACCTGCTCAAATGGCTCTACAGTAAGTTCCGAATTGTCCAGAAAGGCATGAACTTTCGAGGAAGCTGCCAAACGACCGGTTTCGAGGTCCAGATAACAAAAAACAAGATAAGATTCACCTTTTTGCATTGGCACTACCTGCTCTTTAAAGGGGACGAAAAGATGTTTTTCAAGCCCCCAATCTAAAAAAGCTCCAAATTTGCTCACTTCAGCGCATTCCAAAACCTCGAACTTATCGAGTTTGATCTTTGGTTCAAGAGTAGTTGCCACGGGCCTTTCTTCATGATCGAGATATACGAATACCTTTAAAATATCTCCCTGCTTCCATTTCGCTGGTACATATTTATTAGGAAGCAACACTTCCTCTCCTTCTTCATTTTCAAGGTAAACACCATGATCGGTGGCCCTTTCCATTTTCAATTCATGATATTCGCCTATTTGCATTTCCTTTTTTTTAACCGACAAAGATAGGTTTAAATTAATATAAAAAATCCGCCTGAAAAATTCAGACGGATTTTCTGCTGCTTCTTTATTTTTTTATTTGAAAATATCTTCCTTTTTAAAATGCCTGGTAAGCAGGTAATACACTACTACCCTATATTTACTTCGGTTTGATTTGCCATATTTTTCCAGAACCTGGTTTAAAGCTTCATTCGCTTTAGCATCATCAGTTACACCCAGTTTTTTCTTCAGAAAGTTATTTTTTACAGTTTCAAGCTCCTCTTTACTTGAAGCCGAAACCGTCTCAGCATCGGCTTTATAGATGACCGGCCCGGCTGCTTCTGTGATTTTTCGGAGGAGATCAATATCAGGATCGCTCTCTCCTACTTTCGATTTCAAATCATCCAGATATTTTCCTACTTTTTCATCTAATTTGCTCATATTTAATTTTTTCTATTCAATAGAATATAAGCAATTACAAGGAAAGTAGGGCTTAGACGATTCTTAAGATTTCATAAAATTGAAATATTCAAGCAAGACCTCATCATTGGTTTTACGCGGAGTAAAGATTTCAAGCAA
This genomic interval carries:
- a CDS encoding CvfB family protein produces the protein MQIGEYHELKMERATDHGVYLENEEGEEVLLPNKYVPAKWKQGDILKVFVYLDHEERPVATTLEPKIKLDKFEVLECAEVSKFGAFLDWGLEKHLFVPFKEQVVPMQKGESYLVFCYLDLETGRLAASSKVHAFLDNSELTVEPFEQVDLLVSNQTDLGYNVIINQLHLGLVYKDEVFKRLQPGDALKGYIKKIREDHKIDVTLQRPGYRSIEPNADRIMEKLQKSGGFLPLTDKSAPEKIKDQLQMSKKSFKRAAGNLYKQRLIDIKEDGLYLKDQ
- a CDS encoding DUF2853 family protein — its product is MSKLDEKVGKYLDDLKSKVGESDPDIDLLRKITEAAGPVIYKADAETVSASSKEELETVKNNFLKKKLGVTDDAKANEALNQVLEKYGKSNRSKYRVVVYYLLTRHFKKEDIFK